In Thermocrinis minervae, a single genomic region encodes these proteins:
- the fusA gene encoding elongation factor G, translated as MPRMVPIEKLRNIGIVAHIDAGKTTTTERILYYTGKTYKIGEVHEGAATMDWMPQEKERGITITAATTACYWKDHQINIIDTPGHVDFSVEVVRSMKVLDGIIFIFSAVEGVQPQSEANWRWADRFNVPRIAFINKLDRLGADFYRVLKEIENKLSIKPVAVQIPIGAEDQFKGVIDLMNMKAIIWLEETLGAKYEIVDIPPEYVEKAQEWRAKMVETIVEKDDELMMRYLEGEDIPVEDLKRVLRKATINRELVPVLCGSAFKNKGIQPLLDAVIDYLPSPLDLPPVKGINPKTEQEEIRRPLDDEPFCAYAFKVMSDPYAGQLTYIRVFSGKITAGSYVYNATKDKKERVGRLLLMHANSREDVQEAAAGEIVAVVGMDATTGDTICDERHPIVLEKLEFPEPVISMAIEPKTKKDQEKLSQVLNKYMKEDPTFRATTDPETGQILIHGMGELHLEIMVDRMRREYNIEVNVGKPQVAYRETIRKKVVSEGKFIRQTGGRGQYGHCVIEIEPLERGQGFVFENAIVGGVIPKEFIPAVEAGIKEAMQSGVLAGYPVVDVKVKLFDGSYHEVDSSELAFKIAASIAFKEGMKKADPVLLEPIMEVEVETPEEYVGDVIGDLNSRRGKIVGMENKGVITVIKAYVPLAEMFGYATTLRSLTQGRGTFIMKYSHYEEVPQSIAEQIIGERMAATKG; from the coding sequence ATGCCGAGAATGGTCCCAATAGAGAAGCTAAGAAACATAGGTATAGTAGCTCACATAGATGCTGGAAAGACTACCACCACAGAAAGGATCCTCTACTACACAGGTAAGACCTATAAGATAGGAGAGGTGCATGAAGGCGCTGCTACTATGGACTGGATGCCACAGGAAAAAGAAAGGGGAATAACCATAACCGCCGCTACCACAGCATGTTACTGGAAGGACCACCAGATAAACATAATAGATACTCCTGGACACGTAGACTTCTCCGTGGAAGTTGTCCGTTCTATGAAAGTCTTGGATGGTATCATATTCATATTCTCAGCAGTAGAGGGAGTACAGCCTCAGTCTGAAGCAAACTGGAGATGGGCAGACAGGTTTAACGTACCAAGGATAGCTTTTATAAACAAACTTGATAGACTTGGTGCAGATTTTTATAGAGTTCTCAAGGAAATAGAAAATAAGCTTTCTATAAAACCAGTTGCCGTACAGATACCCATAGGTGCCGAGGATCAGTTTAAGGGTGTTATAGACCTTATGAACATGAAAGCCATCATATGGTTGGAAGAAACCCTCGGTGCCAAGTACGAGATAGTGGACATACCTCCAGAGTACGTAGAAAAGGCCCAAGAGTGGCGTGCCAAGATGGTAGAGACCATAGTGGAAAAGGATGACGAGCTAATGATGAGATACCTAGAGGGAGAGGATATCCCTGTAGAAGATCTAAAGAGAGTACTCAGGAAGGCTACCATAAACAGAGAACTAGTACCCGTTCTGTGTGGTTCTGCCTTCAAGAACAAAGGAATACAACCACTCCTTGATGCTGTCATAGATTATCTACCTTCACCCCTGGATCTTCCTCCTGTAAAAGGAATAAACCCGAAAACAGAGCAGGAAGAGATAAGAAGACCCTTAGACGATGAACCTTTCTGTGCGTACGCCTTCAAAGTTATGAGCGATCCATACGCAGGACAGCTCACGTACATAAGAGTATTCTCAGGAAAGATTACGGCTGGTTCTTATGTATACAACGCCACAAAGGACAAGAAGGAAAGAGTAGGAAGACTATTGCTTATGCACGCTAACTCAAGAGAAGATGTACAGGAAGCTGCAGCTGGTGAAATAGTAGCCGTTGTAGGTATGGATGCTACGACAGGTGACACCATCTGTGATGAAAGGCATCCCATAGTCCTTGAAAAACTTGAATTCCCAGAACCTGTCATATCAATGGCTATAGAACCAAAGACTAAGAAGGATCAAGAAAAACTTTCACAAGTTCTCAACAAGTACATGAAGGAAGACCCTACCTTCAGGGCTACCACAGACCCAGAAACAGGCCAGATACTCATACACGGAATGGGAGAGCTACACCTGGAGATTATGGTAGACAGAATGCGCAGAGAGTACAACATAGAAGTCAACGTAGGAAAACCTCAGGTAGCCTACAGGGAAACCATAAGAAAGAAGGTGGTATCAGAAGGAAAGTTCATCAGACAGACAGGTGGAAGAGGTCAGTACGGACACTGTGTTATAGAAATAGAACCTTTAGAAAGAGGTCAAGGTTTTGTGTTTGAAAACGCCATAGTGGGTGGTGTAATTCCAAAAGAGTTCATACCTGCAGTCGAAGCTGGTATAAAGGAAGCTATGCAATCGGGAGTCTTGGCAGGATATCCAGTGGTAGACGTGAAGGTAAAGCTATTTGACGGTTCTTACCACGAAGTGGACTCCTCAGAACTAGCCTTTAAAATAGCTGCTTCTATAGCCTTTAAGGAAGGTATGAAGAAGGCAGATCCCGTTCTACTTGAACCCATAATGGAAGTAGAGGTAGAAACCCCAGAAGAGTATGTAGGAGATGTTATAGGAGACCTCAACTCAAGGAGAGGAAAGATCGTGGGTATGGAAAACAAAGGAGTGATAACAGTTATAAAAGCTTACGTACCTCTAGCTGAGATGTTTGGTTATGCCACAACCTTGAGAAGCTTGACACAAGGACGTGGAACCTTTATAATGAAATATTCCCATTACGAAGAAGTTCCTCAAAGCATAGCCGAGCAGATTATAGGAGAGCGTATGGCAGCAACAAAAGGATAA
- the rpsJ gene encoding 30S ribosomal protein S10: MDREYIRIKLRSYDHRLLDQSARQIIEVARRTGSIVRGPIPLPTRVRRWVVLRSPHKFDQSREHFEIREHKRIIDIVRITPQTVESLMSLNLPAGVDVEIT, from the coding sequence ATGGATCGGGAATACATACGCATAAAGCTAAGATCTTACGACCACAGGCTCTTAGATCAGTCCGCGAGACAGATAATAGAAGTGGCCAGAAGAACAGGTAGTATCGTCAGAGGTCCCATACCACTACCCACCCGGGTGAGACGCTGGGTGGTCCTGCGCTCCCCTCATAAATTTGACCAATCAAGGGAACACTTTGAAATAAGAGAACACAAAAGGATAATAGACATAGTAAGGATAACTCCACAGACGGTAGAATCCTTGATGTCTTTAAATCTACCAGCAGGTGTAGACGTAGAGATAACATAA
- the rpsL gene encoding 30S ribosomal protein S12 yields MPTINQLVRYGREVKKKKSKAPALQGNPQKRGVCVRVYTVTPKKPNSALRKVARVRLSNGIEVTAYIPGEGHNLQEHSIVLVRGGRVKDLPGVRYKIIRGVLDAAGVAARRQSRSKYGTKKPKAQGQTQAGGKK; encoded by the coding sequence ATGCCCACCATAAACCAGCTTGTAAGATATGGAAGAGAGGTTAAAAAGAAGAAAAGTAAGGCTCCTGCTCTACAGGGTAACCCTCAAAAGAGGGGAGTATGTGTAAGAGTATACACAGTAACACCTAAGAAGCCTAACTCCGCCTTAAGGAAGGTAGCCAGGGTAAGACTATCCAACGGCATAGAGGTAACTGCATACATACCCGGTGAAGGGCACAACCTACAGGAACACTCTATAGTACTCGTTAGAGGTGGAAGGGTAAAGGACCTACCAGGTGTTAGGTACAAGATAATCAGAGGTGTCCTTGACGCCGCCGGTGTTGCAGCAAGGAGACAATCACGTTCTAAGTACGGAACCAAGAAACCTAAAGCTCAAGGTCAAACTCAAGCAGGAGGTAAAAAGTAA
- the tuf gene encoding elongation factor Tu: protein MAKEKFVREKEHVNVGTIGHVDHGKSTLTSAITCVLAAGILPGGKAKCYKYEEIDKAPEERERGITINITHVEYETPKRHYAHVDCPGHADYIKNMITGAAQMDGAILVVSAADGPMPQTREHVLLARQVNVPYIVVFMNKCDMVDDPELLDLVELEVRELLSKYEYPGDEVPVIRGSALGALQELEAGKPDKWCNAIVELLNALDEYIPTPQRDVDKPFLMPIEDVFSISGRGTVVTGRVERGVLRPGDEVEIVGLREEPLKTVATSIEMFRKVLDEALPGDNVGVLLRGVGKDDVERGQVLAKPGTVKPHKRFRAQVYVLSKEEGGRHTPFFVNYRPQFYFRTADVTGTVVKLPEGQEMVMPGDNVELEIELIKPVAMEEGLRFAIREGGRTVGAGVVTKILD from the coding sequence ATGGCGAAGGAGAAGTTTGTAAGAGAGAAAGAACACGTAAACGTGGGAACCATAGGGCACGTGGACCATGGGAAGTCCACCCTTACATCTGCCATAACATGCGTGCTTGCTGCAGGTATACTGCCAGGCGGCAAAGCTAAATGCTACAAATACGAAGAGATCGACAAAGCACCAGAAGAAAGAGAAAGAGGTATAACCATAAACATCACACACGTAGAGTACGAAACTCCTAAAAGACACTACGCCCACGTAGACTGCCCAGGCCACGCAGACTACATAAAGAACATGATCACAGGCGCAGCTCAGATGGATGGAGCTATACTCGTCGTATCAGCAGCAGATGGCCCCATGCCCCAAACAAGAGAACACGTCCTCCTTGCAAGACAAGTTAACGTCCCATACATAGTAGTCTTCATGAACAAGTGTGATATGGTAGATGACCCAGAACTCCTTGACCTTGTAGAGCTAGAAGTTAGAGAACTTCTGTCTAAGTATGAGTATCCTGGAGATGAAGTACCTGTGATAAGGGGTTCTGCTCTGGGAGCACTTCAAGAGCTTGAGGCTGGAAAGCCAGACAAATGGTGCAACGCTATAGTAGAACTTCTGAATGCCCTTGACGAGTACATACCCACACCTCAGAGGGATGTGGACAAACCTTTCCTCATGCCTATAGAGGACGTCTTTAGCATATCTGGGCGTGGAACAGTGGTTACTGGAAGGGTCGAGAGAGGTGTACTAAGACCTGGTGATGAAGTTGAGATAGTAGGTCTTAGGGAAGAACCTCTGAAGACAGTGGCCACTTCTATAGAGATGTTCAGGAAGGTGCTTGATGAGGCTTTACCTGGTGACAACGTAGGAGTGCTGTTGAGGGGAGTAGGTAAGGACGATGTGGAGAGGGGACAGGTGTTGGCAAAGCCTGGTACAGTGAAACCTCACAAGAGGTTCAGGGCACAGGTGTACGTGCTTTCCAAGGAAGAGGGAGGAAGGCATACACCTTTCTTTGTGAACTACAGGCCACAGTTTTACTTTAGGACTGCGGACGTTACTGGTACAGTGGTTAAGCTTCCAGAGGGTCAGGAGATGGTAATGCCTGGTGACAATGTGGAACTTGAGATAGAGCTTATAAAGCCTGTGGCTATGGAAGAAGGTCTTAGGTTTGCTATAAGAGAAGGTGGTAGAACTGTAGGCGCAGGCGTGGTCACCAAAATACTTGACTAA
- the rpsG gene encoding 30S ribosomal protein S7, with amino-acid sequence MPRKGPVPPRQIPPDPKYGDELVQRLINRVMKDGKKSVAEWIVYTALEEAAKVAKMHPVELLHKVVDNLKPEWEVRPRRVGGATYQVPVEVPPRRQISLALKWLVEAARSRPRHRGSYTMIERLKAELLDALEGKGGAIKKKEDTHKMAEANKVFAHFRW; translated from the coding sequence ATGCCAAGGAAAGGCCCAGTACCTCCAAGACAGATACCACCAGATCCCAAGTACGGAGATGAGCTTGTACAGAGGCTTATAAACAGGGTTATGAAAGATGGTAAGAAAAGCGTAGCAGAATGGATAGTCTACACCGCTCTCGAGGAAGCTGCCAAGGTTGCAAAGATGCATCCCGTTGAGCTTCTCCATAAGGTAGTAGATAACCTAAAACCAGAATGGGAAGTAAGACCCAGAAGGGTAGGCGGTGCCACGTACCAGGTACCCGTGGAAGTTCCACCTAGGAGGCAGATAAGCCTAGCTCTAAAATGGCTTGTGGAAGCAGCCAGAAGCAGACCAAGGCATAGGGGTAGCTATACCATGATAGAGAGACTAAAAGCTGAACTCCTAGATGCCCTTGAAGGGAAAGGTGGAGCTATCAAGAAGAAAGAAGATACCCATAAAATGGCAGAGGCTAACAAAGTCTTCGCCCACTTTAGATGGTAA
- the rpoC gene encoding DNA-directed RNA polymerase subunit beta' → MKKGILPFNKIKLMIASPDEIRSWSYGEVKKPETINYRTHKPEKEGLFCAKIFGPIKDYECLCGKYRGKRFEGTICDRCGVEVTRSYVRRQRFGHIELAAPVTHIWFLKSTPSKIATLLGISSKDAERVVYFDSYLVIEYPLTEEEERQFEEAEDTIPIKDELGYTKFIKLHVVDEDTYQAQYATDLEHKYEGGMGSEMIRRVLASLDLEAYAKKLRAEIKPYSFGFEDMGKAIETPKYKKIYHRMIKTVADFFRTFGLNLEIPEGKTLEEVLLGVFNEELYIDPNTGKVLEEECEGCLTGKDAIKEFYEKQRQKIKDLPVFERLKEEVRSTVLKEVSESKIKKLLRTLKIVEDFINSGNRPEWMVLEVLPVLPPELRPLVALEGGRFATSDLNDLYRRIINRNNRLKRMLELDAPDIIVRNEKRMLQEIVSALIDNGKRGKAITQNGRPLKSLADYLKGKQGRFRQNLLGKRVDYSGRSVIVVGPHLKMHQCGLPRIMALELFKPFVYRRLEEKGYATSIKSAKKLVEQKTPEVWECLEEVVKQHPVLLNRAPTLHRMSIQAFEPVLVDGKAIQLHPLVCPPFNADFDGDQMAVHVPLSITAQLEAYILMLSTQNILSPAHGKPITMPSQDIVLGIYYATQEAVKAKGDGKLFLSKEDVLLALENGVVDIHAKIKLRLEDGKVIETTPGRVLVNTVFPEGYPFVNEPIDKKKLSKLITDVYVKYGVERTAKFLDDLKDLGFNLSTRAGISIGITDLQVPQSKKEIVQKAFEQSDEIADQYMKGLLTSKERYNRIIDLWSEITDRVSKAMFEEIEKGTITVGNKVLKGVFNPIYMMANSGARGNRDQIRQLAGMRGLMAKHTGEFIETPITSNFREGLSVLEYFISTYGARKGLADTALKTAFAGYLTRRLVDVAQDIMITEHDCGTTKGIEMTAIVEGGEEKVPLRDRIIGRTLAEDVVDPYTGEIIARRNEIVDEKLADKIVHAGIEKVIVRSPLTCQTKFGVCAMCYGWDLSQRKLVDIGEAVGIIAAQSIGEPGTQLTMRTFHIGGAAIAEKVQNFLQNEQAGWVKFYNVKTIINRQGEVINISKDAAIGIVDESGRTIERHSIPYGAHILVEEGKRVEEGTILAEWDPFNIYILAEKAGKVEYKDIILDVTVKEERDTLTGKSSTVVSFTRPKDAMLHTPRISIITEDGTEVVYDLPVNSILNIPEGKVSLEWYVCPTCTESEGTEVQHKYYVVKDFYAQPGDVLARIPKEMAKVRDIVGGLPRVEELFEARRPKNPAVLSEIDGIVRIYEDADEVLIFNPKTMTTKKYDIKKDEYILVSHGQYIQKGTKITDTIVADIDGQVRIKGKGYKVIVYNKETGLQKEYHIPKGKHLLVKNGDTVKAGEPLTDGTPDPQEILRIKGVEEVQKFILKEVQMVYRLQGVDINDKHFEIIIRQMLRKRRVIDPGDSRFLVNEEVDIEELEREIERIKAEGGKLPKVEPILVGISKAALTSQSWISAASFQETTRVLTDAACEGKVDPLRGIKENVIIGNLIPAGTGRYNPEDVEVSQELAKVQKDVL, encoded by the coding sequence ATGAAGAAGGGTATCCTTCCCTTCAACAAGATAAAACTTATGATAGCTTCTCCAGATGAAATAAGAAGCTGGAGCTATGGTGAAGTTAAGAAGCCTGAAACCATAAACTACAGAACTCACAAACCTGAAAAAGAAGGACTTTTCTGTGCGAAGATATTCGGTCCTATAAAAGACTATGAATGTCTGTGCGGTAAGTACAGAGGAAAGAGATTTGAAGGGACCATATGTGACCGCTGTGGTGTTGAAGTCACAAGGTCCTACGTAAGAAGACAAAGGTTTGGACACATTGAACTGGCAGCACCAGTTACACATATCTGGTTCTTAAAGAGTACACCGTCCAAGATAGCAACACTGCTAGGTATATCTTCGAAAGATGCCGAAAGGGTAGTCTACTTCGACTCATATCTGGTCATAGAGTATCCACTCACTGAAGAGGAAGAAAGACAGTTTGAAGAAGCTGAAGACACCATACCCATCAAGGATGAGCTAGGATACACAAAGTTCATAAAGCTTCACGTAGTAGACGAGGATACATACCAAGCCCAATACGCTACAGACTTAGAACACAAGTACGAAGGTGGCATGGGCTCGGAGATGATAAGAAGAGTCCTTGCCAGCCTAGACCTTGAAGCCTACGCAAAGAAGCTAAGAGCTGAGATCAAACCTTATAGCTTTGGCTTTGAAGATATGGGCAAAGCTATAGAAACGCCCAAGTATAAGAAGATATACCATCGAATGATAAAAACGGTAGCAGATTTCTTCAGAACTTTCGGTCTAAACCTAGAAATACCAGAAGGTAAGACACTGGAAGAAGTTCTACTGGGTGTGTTCAACGAGGAACTCTACATAGATCCTAATACAGGAAAGGTTTTAGAAGAAGAATGTGAAGGGTGTTTGACCGGTAAGGATGCCATAAAGGAGTTCTATGAGAAACAAAGACAAAAGATAAAAGACCTGCCTGTGTTTGAAAGGCTCAAGGAAGAGGTAAGATCAACAGTCCTAAAGGAAGTTTCCGAATCCAAGATAAAGAAGCTTCTTAGAACGTTGAAGATAGTAGAAGACTTCATAAACAGTGGAAACAGACCTGAGTGGATGGTGCTCGAGGTACTTCCTGTTTTACCCCCTGAGCTAAGGCCTCTTGTTGCTCTAGAAGGTGGAAGGTTTGCCACCTCTGACCTTAACGACCTCTACAGGAGGATAATTAACAGGAATAACAGACTAAAGCGTATGCTTGAACTGGACGCACCAGACATCATAGTACGTAACGAAAAGAGGATGCTCCAAGAGATAGTAAGCGCTCTTATAGACAACGGTAAAAGAGGGAAAGCAATAACTCAGAATGGAAGACCACTCAAATCCCTGGCAGACTATCTAAAAGGTAAGCAGGGTAGGTTCAGACAAAACCTCCTAGGTAAGAGAGTAGACTACTCAGGAAGGTCTGTGATCGTAGTGGGTCCACACCTTAAGATGCACCAGTGCGGGCTTCCGAGGATAATGGCTCTGGAGCTCTTCAAACCTTTCGTGTACAGAAGACTTGAAGAGAAGGGATACGCCACGTCCATCAAGAGTGCTAAAAAGCTAGTAGAACAGAAAACACCCGAGGTCTGGGAATGCCTTGAAGAGGTGGTAAAGCAGCACCCCGTACTCCTAAACAGGGCTCCAACCCTCCACAGGATGTCCATACAAGCCTTTGAACCTGTGCTAGTAGACGGTAAGGCTATACAGCTTCACCCGCTTGTATGCCCACCCTTCAACGCAGACTTTGACGGTGACCAGATGGCAGTTCACGTACCCCTCAGCATAACAGCCCAGCTTGAAGCTTACATTCTTATGCTCTCTACCCAGAATATCCTCTCTCCCGCACACGGAAAGCCAATAACCATGCCATCCCAAGACATAGTACTAGGTATATACTACGCAACGCAGGAGGCTGTAAAAGCCAAGGGTGACGGAAAGCTATTCCTATCAAAGGAAGACGTGCTTCTTGCCCTAGAGAACGGAGTGGTTGACATACACGCCAAGATAAAGCTAAGACTTGAAGACGGAAAGGTAATAGAAACCACACCCGGAAGGGTACTTGTGAACACCGTATTTCCAGAGGGTTATCCCTTTGTGAACGAACCAATAGACAAGAAAAAGCTCTCCAAACTTATAACGGATGTGTATGTCAAATATGGAGTTGAAAGGACTGCCAAGTTCCTAGATGACCTTAAAGACCTCGGTTTCAACCTCAGTACGAGGGCAGGCATCTCCATAGGTATTACAGACCTGCAGGTACCTCAATCAAAGAAGGAGATAGTTCAAAAAGCCTTTGAACAGTCTGACGAAATAGCAGACCAGTACATGAAAGGCTTGCTGACTTCAAAAGAGCGCTACAACAGGATAATAGACCTCTGGTCTGAAATAACCGACAGAGTCTCAAAGGCCATGTTTGAAGAGATAGAAAAAGGAACCATTACTGTAGGGAACAAGGTACTAAAAGGTGTGTTCAACCCTATATACATGATGGCCAATTCAGGAGCTAGAGGAAACAGAGATCAGATAAGGCAGTTGGCTGGAATGCGTGGTCTTATGGCAAAGCATACGGGTGAGTTCATAGAAACACCCATCACGTCCAACTTCAGAGAAGGCCTATCCGTCCTTGAATACTTTATATCCACCTACGGAGCACGTAAAGGACTTGCCGATACAGCTCTAAAGACAGCCTTCGCTGGATACCTAACAAGAAGGCTCGTAGATGTAGCTCAGGACATAATGATAACTGAACACGATTGTGGTACTACAAAAGGAATAGAGATGACAGCCATAGTGGAAGGTGGTGAAGAGAAGGTTCCCCTCAGGGACAGGATAATAGGCAGAACCTTAGCTGAAGATGTGGTAGATCCATACACAGGAGAGATAATAGCCAGAAGGAACGAGATAGTGGACGAAAAACTTGCAGATAAGATAGTCCATGCTGGTATAGAAAAGGTTATAGTCAGGTCACCCCTCACCTGTCAGACTAAGTTTGGCGTGTGCGCTATGTGCTACGGATGGGACCTTTCTCAAAGGAAGCTCGTCGACATAGGAGAGGCTGTTGGTATCATAGCCGCCCAATCCATAGGTGAGCCCGGAACACAGCTCACCATGAGAACCTTCCACATAGGTGGTGCAGCTATAGCAGAAAAAGTTCAGAACTTCCTCCAAAACGAACAGGCAGGTTGGGTTAAGTTCTACAACGTGAAAACCATAATCAACAGACAGGGTGAAGTGATAAACATCTCAAAAGATGCAGCCATAGGCATAGTGGACGAATCCGGTAGGACCATAGAAAGACACTCAATACCTTACGGAGCCCACATCTTAGTAGAGGAAGGCAAGCGTGTAGAAGAAGGTACCATACTGGCCGAGTGGGATCCATTTAACATATACATACTGGCTGAGAAAGCTGGAAAAGTTGAGTACAAGGACATCATCCTTGACGTAACGGTAAAAGAAGAAAGAGACACTCTAACAGGTAAAAGCTCCACGGTCGTCTCCTTTACAAGACCAAAGGATGCAATGCTCCACACTCCACGTATATCTATAATCACTGAGGATGGAACAGAAGTAGTCTATGACCTCCCAGTAAACTCCATACTGAACATACCAGAAGGAAAGGTAAGCCTAGAGTGGTACGTATGCCCTACCTGCACAGAATCCGAAGGTACAGAAGTTCAACATAAGTACTACGTAGTAAAGGATTTCTACGCCCAACCCGGAGATGTGCTAGCAAGGATACCCAAGGAAATGGCCAAAGTCAGAGATATAGTAGGTGGTCTCCCGAGAGTGGAAGAACTCTTTGAGGCAAGAAGACCCAAGAACCCAGCAGTACTTTCGGAAATAGATGGCATAGTCCGTATATACGAAGATGCAGATGAAGTACTCATATTCAACCCCAAAACCATGACCACCAAAAAGTACGATATAAAGAAGGACGAGTACATACTAGTATCACACGGACAGTACATACAGAAGGGAACAAAGATAACAGATACTATAGTAGCTGACATAGACGGGCAGGTTAGGATAAAGGGTAAAGGCTACAAAGTCATAGTCTACAACAAAGAAACAGGCCTACAGAAGGAGTACCACATACCTAAGGGTAAACATCTCCTTGTAAAGAACGGAGATACGGTAAAAGCTGGAGAACCTCTAACAGATGGTACTCCAGATCCACAGGAAATACTGAGAATAAAAGGAGTTGAAGAGGTTCAGAAGTTCATACTCAAGGAAGTACAGATGGTTTACAGACTTCAAGGTGTAGACATAAACGACAAGCACTTTGAGATAATCATCAGGCAGATGCTCAGGAAGAGGCGTGTCATAGATCCAGGAGACAGCAGGTTCCTAGTAAACGAAGAGGTAGACATAGAAGAGCTTGAGAGAGAGATAGAGAGGATAAAAGCAGAAGGTGGTAAGCTACCCAAGGTAGAACCTATACTGGTTGGTATATCAAAAGCAGCCCTAACATCCCAAAGCTGGATATCCGCAGCATCCTTCCAGGAAACAACCAGGGTACTTACAGATGCAGCCTGCGAGGGTAAAGTAGATCCCCTCAGAGGTATAAAGGAAAACGTAATAATAGGTAACCTCATACCAGCAGGAACTGGTAGATACAACCCTGAAGATGTAGAGGTTTCTCAAGAACTCGCCAAGGTTCAAAAGGATGTGCTATAA